The genomic region AAGGCAATATTCAAAATAGTCGATACTTCGGAGCAGTTGATATTAACAAACAGCCGATCGTCTGAGAGTACCCCTAGTCTTTCAGCCTCGCTTTTCGAGAGAACTACAATGAGATTACCCCCTGCCTCAATCTCCAAGTTCAAAACCTTGAGTTCCAGATGTTATCCTCCAAAAGCGTTTAACTATAATGAATGCGATGAATAAAAAAGCATCAGAGAACTTAGGAGAGAATATTTAATGAGATATATCGATTTCGTGGATCTTGATTATGAGCCTTCCGAGAAGGATCTCATCTGCGGTTTTCACCTTGAAACCGCGGGCCCTCCTCTCAACATCGTTGCAGGGGGAGTCGCCGCCGAGAGTTCCATAGGTACCTGGACAGAACTCACCACCGTCAAGCCTTATATGGCGGGACTACAAGCCACGACTTTTGAGATCAAAGAAAACGAGATCAGCGTAGCGTATCCCCATGAGCTTTTCGAGCCAGGGAATATGCCTAATATCCTGAGCAGCGTCTCGGGCAATGTTTTCGGTCTTGAAGACATCAAGAGCCTCAGGCTCAACGAAATCAAGTTCCCAGCGGGACTCATGGAGGGATTTAAGGGCCCAAAATACGGTATAGACGGCATCCGGAAGCTTCTTGGAATAAACGAGCGCCCCCTAGTCGGAACCATCATTAAGCCGAAACTTGGCCTCAGGACTGAGGACCATGCTAAGATAGCCTACGAAGCATGGAGGGGTGGCTGTGACATCGTAAAAGACGATGAGAATCTGAGCGGCCAAGCCTTTAATCCTTTCGAAGATCGTCTCCGAGAAACCTTGGAGGCGAGGGACAGGGCTGAGGAAGAAACGGGAGAGACGAAAGTTTACATGGTAAACGTGACGGCTGAAACTGATGAGATGATCCGCCGAGCCGGGCTCATAGAGGACCAGGGGGGTAGATACATGATGGTTGACATCCTCACCTGCGGATGGTCTGCACTTCAGACCCTCCGAGACCGGGACTTTGACCTCGT from Candidatus Bathyarchaeota archaeon harbors:
- the rbcL gene encoding type III ribulose-bisphosphate carboxylase, which translates into the protein MRYIDFVDLDYEPSEKDLICGFHLETAGPPLNIVAGGVAAESSIGTWTELTTVKPYMAGLQATTFEIKENEISVAYPHELFEPGNMPNILSSVSGNVFGLEDIKSLRLNEIKFPAGLMEGFKGPKYGIDGIRKLLGINERPLVGTIIKPKLGLRTEDHAKIAYEAWRGGCDIVKDDENLSGQAFNPFEDRLRETLEARDRAEEETGETKVYMVNVTAETDEMIRRAGLIEDQGGRYMMVDILTCGWSALQTLRDRDFDLVIHAHRAGHAAFTRSHSHGINMRVIAKVARIIGVDQLHIGTAVGKMAETATEVKGNMMTLLEPLHGMKDVFPVASGGLYPGLIPALMKIFGKNFIIQAGGGIHGHPDGSISGARAMRQAVDAVMAERSLEDYADDHVELETALDTWSGS